A genome region from Macrotis lagotis isolate mMagLag1 chromosome 4, bilby.v1.9.chrom.fasta, whole genome shotgun sequence includes the following:
- the SRSF5 gene encoding serine/arginine-rich splicing factor 5 isoform X2, with protein MSGCRVFIGRLNPAAREKDVERFFKGYGRIRDIDLKRGFGFVEFEDPRDADDAVYELDGKELCSERVTIEHARARSRGGRGRGRYSDRFSSRRPRNDRRNAPPVRTENRLIVENLSSRVSWQPICVVGLMTRSACGLS; from the exons ATGAGTGGCTGTAGAGTATTCATTGGAAGGCTAAATCCGGCAGCCCGAGAAAAAGATGTAGAAAGATTCTTTAAAGGATATGGACGAATAAGAGACATTGATCTGAAGAGAGGCTTTGGGTTTGTG GAATTTGAGGACCCACGAGATGCTGATGATGCAGTTTATGAACTTGATGGAAAGGAACTCTGCAGTGAAag GGTTACAATTGAACACGCCAGGGCTCGATCTAGAGGTGGAAGAGGAAGAGGGCGATACTCTGATCGTTTTAGTAGCCGTCGTCCCCGAAACGACAGGAG AAATGCCCCACCTGTACGAACAGAAAATCGCCTTATTGTTGAGAATTTATCTTCAAGAGTCAGCTGGCAG CCTATCTGTGTCGTTGGCCTTATGACGAGGAGTGCCTGTGGGTTATCCTAA